The stretch of DNA GTACTGCAGCCTTTCGTGCCTCTCCTGGTGTCCTGGTGCGGACGAGGCGAGCTTGCCACTCTGACTCAAGCGGAAGCCGGCGGTTCCGGCCTCAGGCTCCAGCACACTGCGCTGTTCTGCGGCTTCTACCTGAACGAACTCCTGATGAAGTTGCTGCCGTCGCACGATCCCCATCCCGAGCTATTCAACGCCTATCGGCACGCCCTGGCAGACCTCGCCGCTGATGAGGATCCCGAAACTGCGCTACGCGGTTTCGAGCTCTCGCTGCTGGAGGACATCGGTTATGGCCTGCAGCTCGTGGCGGAGGCAGTCGGCGGACAGGCTGTCCGGCCCGACAGACTTTACACTTACCGGATCGAAGCCGGCCCTGTCCCCGCCACCGAGGATGAGGCCGATGCGGTGCTCGGCGCTACCCTCCTGGCCTTGCGCGATCGCCGCTTCGACTCGCCCGAAACCCGCACGGAAGCCAAGCGCCTGATGCGGCGAATCATCGCCCATCATCTGGAAGGGCGGGCGCTCAAGAGCCGTGAGCTGTTCCGGAACTCGCCTTGAGTTCGCCTCCCCGGCCAGGCGCCGTTCGACGTGGCGGACATCCGGCCGCGCGCTGATCAGGCACGTCATTGCGCGAAGCGGAACGGGCGGGATCGGGTCTCGATGGTGCTTGAATATCCGCAAGAAGGGGCAAGGCGATCGAGTCGATGGCTAACGATTGACAGCGGTCGTCAAAAGGACTAAGAGTCCATTTATCCTGACGAAATAGATCTTCGCCGGGAAACATTCACACCGTAACGCCGGTAAGGGGGTTGGCCATGAAACGACTGTATTACCTTACGGACACTCTCGACAGCGTGGAGAGGATAGCCGAGGCTTTGCATAAGGAGGGCGTATCCGACTGGAACTTCCACGTCATCAGCAAGGACCAGGCGGGTCTGTACCGCCGCCACATCCATTCGGCGAACTTCGTCCAGAAGTCCGATGTGGTGCGCTACGCCGAGCGCGGGGCCATGGTGGGATTCCTCTGTTCCATCCTCGGCAGCGTTTATGTCGCCAGCGAGCAGCCATTCGGTCCCGACATGAGCGGGATGGTTTATTTTGCGATTTTCGGCTTCGTGACACTGTTCGGCGTCTGGGTGGGCGGACTGATGGGAATGGCCACCGAGAATCAGAAGATCGCCGCCTATCACGGCGAGATCGAGGCTGGGAAGCACCTTATCCTCATCGATGCCAAGGCTGAAGAGGAAGAGCGCGTCCGCGAGCTGATGGCGCGCACCTATCCGGACGCGCATTTGCTGCGGGTGGGGTCGACCCTGATCAATCCATTCAAATTTGCACGACCCGCCGTCTGATGGCCGGCGGCAGCCGGTCCGAGCCCTTCTTTCCATGAAGGGGCGGGCCGGTTTTTCGTTTGGTTCTCGCAAGTCTGCTAGAATAGCGCCATTCCCCGATGCTGATCCCCGACGGTTCCGCAACCCGAAACACATGCCGCAAAAGCTCTACATCGAGACCTTCGGCTGCCAGATGAATGAGTACGATTCCGCCAAGATGCGGGATCTGCTCGACGCTTCCGACGGCTTCGTACTCACACAGACGCCCGAAGAGGCGGATGTCCTCCTGCTCAATACCTGCTCGATCCGGGAAAAGGCCCAGGAAAAAGTCTTCTCGCAACTGGGCCGTTGGCGCCCGATCAAGCTCCGGCGTCCCGAGGTGATCATCGGTGTGGGCGGCTGCGTGGCAAGCCAGGAAGGCGAGGCCCTGCAGAAGCGGGCGCCCTATGTCGACATCGTGTTCGGCCCACAGACGCTGCACCGCCTGCCCGCCATGGTCGAGCAGGTCAGGCGCGACCGGCAGCCGGTGGTGGACGTGTCGTTCCCGGCGATCGAAAAATTCGACGCGCTGCCCGAGCCGCGCGCCGAAGGCCCCAAGGCCTACGTGTCGGTGATGGAAGGCTGCAGCAAGTACTGCACCTTCTGTGTCGTGCCCTATACCCGTGGCGAGGAAATCAGCCGCCCGGTCGACGATGTGGTCGCCGAGGTCGTGGCGCTGGCGGCGCAGGGTGTCCGCGAGATCAACCTGCTGGGCCAGAACGTGAATGCGTATCGCGGCGCGCTGGCCGACGGCGGCGTGGCCGATCTGGCCCTGCTGCTGCATTACGTGGCGGCGGTGGACGGCATCGACCGCATCCGCTTCACCACCTCGCATCCGGTGGAGTTTTCCGACAGCCTGATCGAGGCTTTCCGCGACATTCCGCAACTGGTCAGCCATCTGCACCTCCCGGTCCAGAGCGGCAGCGACCGGATTCTCGGGCTGATGAAACGGGGACATACCCGCGCCGAGTACATCGACAGGATCGCCCGGCTGCGCGAGGTTCGGCCCGATCTGAGTCTGTCGTCGGATTTCATCGTCGGCTTTCCGGGCGAAACCGACGACGATTTCGAGGACACGATGGCGCTGATCGGCCAGCTCGGCTTCGACCATTCCTTCAGTTTCATCTTCAGCGCCCGGCCGGGTACACCGGCGGCGGAAATGATCGACGATGTGGCACTGGAAACCAAGCGCGCGCGTCTGGCCCGATTGCAGGCCAAAATCGCGTCGCAGGCCGCGGCCATCTCTTCGGGGATGCTGAACAGCGTGCAATCGGTGCTGGTCGAAGGCACTTCACGCAAGGATTTCAGCGAACTCAGCGGCCGCACCGAGAACAATCGGGTGGTGAATTTCGAAGGCCATCCGCGTCTCATCGGCCAGTTCGTCGACGTGGTGATCACCGACGCCCTGCCCAATTCGCTACGCGGCCGGATCGTTGGATTGGCCTGCGAGTCCCGCCCCGTCTCAGCAGTGACCGCTCAAGTTGCCTAATCATCCCAGTTCATTGCAGTTGCTCCTGGAGCCGTCGGACAATGCCCGGCTCGCGAACCTGTGCGGCCAGTTCGACGAGCACCTGCGCCAGATCGAGCGGCGCCTCGGGGTTGAAATCCAAAACCGCGGCAACCAGTTCCAGATCATCGGCGCCGGCAAGGCAGCCCGGGCGGCCTTCGCGGTGATCCGCAGCCTGTTCGACGCGGCCCAGCACGAGATCATCACGCCGGAGCGGGTTCATTTGTCGCTGCAGACCGCGAATGTCGATACGCTGGTGAGCGAAGCCGCCGCTCCCGAAGAGGAGGTGCTGATCCGCACCAAGCGCTCGGTGATCCGGGCGCGCGGGACCAACCAGCGGAAATACCTGCAGAACATCGAGCAGCACGACATCAATTTCGGCATCGGTCCCGCCGGTACCGGCAAGACCTATCTGGCGGTCGCCTGCGCCGTGGCGGCGCTGGAGCAGGAACAGGTCCGGCGCCTGGTGCTGGCGCGGCCGGCGGTCGAGGCGGGAGAAAAGCTGGGCTTTCTGCCGGGCGACATGGCGCAGAAGATCGATCCGTATCTGCGTCCGCTGTACGATGCTCTGTATGAGATGCTCGGCTTCGAACGCGTCGCCAAGCTGATCGAGCGCAACGTGATCGAAGTGGCGCCGCTCGCCTTCATGCGCGGGCGGACCCTCAACGATTCCTTCATCATTCTCGACGAAGCCCAAAATACGACGATAGAACAGATCAAAATGTTCCTGACCCGGGTGGGTTTCGGCTCCCGCGCGGTCATCACCGGCGACATCACCCAGACCGACCTGCCGCGCAACAAGGAATCCGGGTTGCGCCACGTGCTGCAGGTGCTGCGCGATGTGGAAGGCATCAGTTTCACCTTCTTCAGCACCCGCGACGTGGTGCGTCACCCGCTGGTCCAGCGCATCGTCGCTGCCTACGAAGCACACGAGAAGGCACAGCAGGAGGGAGGCGAATGATCGATCTGACCCTGCAGCAAGCGACCGTTTCGACGGTGCCGGACGAGTCGGAGTTCCGTATCTGGGCGGCGGCGGCGGCGGAGAGGCGGGATGCGGAAGTCGTCATCCGCATCGTCGACGCGGACGAAAGTGCGAGATTGAATTCGACCTACCGAGGTAAAACCGGGCCGACCAATGTGTTGAGTTTCCCTTTCACGGTCCCGGCGGGTGTACCCAATGCTCTGCTGGGTGATCTGGTGATCTGCGCGCCGGTGGTGGAGCGCGAGGCGCGGGAGCAGGGCAAGGCTCCCAAGGCCCACTGGGCCCACATGGTCGTCCACGGCATGCTGCATCTGCAGGGCTACGATCACATCGAAGATGCGGATGCGGAAGTCATGGAAAACCGCGAAATCATGATACTGCGCGGCTTGGGCATCGAAAATCCCTATCTGGAGATTGAGTCGCAATGAGCGAGGAACACTCGGGCGAACATCGAAGTTGGCTGGAGCGGCTCGTGCACTTCCTGTCCGGCGAGCCGGAAAGCCGGGAGGAGTTGCTCGAGGCGCTCCGGCATGCCCAGAAGCGTCAACTGATCGAAACCGAAGCCCTCAATATGATCGAAGGCGTGCTGCAGGTCTCCGAGCTTCGCGTCCGGGACATCATGATTCCCAGGGCGCAGATGGCGGTGGTGCCCCAGGATGCCGAACTGGAAAGAGTTTTCCCGCTGGTCGTCGAGTCGGGCCATTCCCGTTATCCGGTCATTGCCGACGACCGCGCCGAAGTGGTGGGCATCCTTTTAGTCAAGGATCTCCTGGCGCATAGCCTCCGCAACCGCCAGCTCAAGGTCTCCGAAATCATGCGCCCGGCCCTGTTCGTGCCGGAGAGCAAGCGCCTCAATGTGCTGTTGAAAGAGTTCAAGACCTCCCGTAGCCACATGGCCATCGTCGTCGACGAATACGGCGGCGCCGCCGGCCTGGTGACCATCGAGGACGTGCTGGAGCAGATCGTCGGCGAAATCGAGGACGAGCACGATCTGGGCGAGGAAGAGTACATCTTCCGGAAGAACGATCAGGAGTACACCCTGAAAGCCATCACGCCCATCGAGGAATTCAACGAATATTTCGGCACGGATTTCGAAGACGATGAATACGACACCGTGGGAGGAATGATCGTGCATCGCCTGGGACACGTCCCGGAACGGGGCGAGCGGATCGAGATCGGCCCCTTTCGCTTTACCGTGATTCGCGCCGACAGTCGGCGCGTGCATCTCTTGAGGCTGCTGCGCCTATCTCCGGACGCCCTCAGTCCGGCGCCGGGCTGAAGGATGAAGTCCGTGCTGCTAGCGCTGGTCGGCGGTGCGCTGCTGCCGCTCGCCTTCGCGCCATTCGGCTACGCGCTGGTGGCACTGCTGTCGCTGGCCTTGCTGTTCCGGGTCTGGCTGAATGCTTCCCCTCCGAGAGCGGCCATGTACGGCTATCTGTTCGGGCTGGGGCAGTTCGGGGTCGGCGTGTCCTGGGTGTTCATCAGCATGCACGAATTCGGCGGCAGCGACGTGTTTTCCGCCGCTGGCCTGACCGCGCTGTTCGTGGCCTATCTGGCTTTGTTTCCGGCGTTGGCGGGCTGGCTCGGCGTCACCGTCGGCGGCGGTTCGGTGCTCGTTCGGGCGTTGCTGGTATTCCCCGCCGCCTGGGTCGTCACCGAATGGCTCCGGGGCTGGCTGTTCAGCGGTTTCCCCTGGCTGCAGATCGGCTATAGCCAGACCGATACCGGATTGCGCAGCATTGCGCCGGTGTTCGGCGTGTTCGGGGTAGGCTGGCTGCTCGCCGTACTGGCCGGTCTGGTGCTGAGCGCCTGGTTGCTGGACCGGCGCGGTCGCCGATTGGCACTGCTCGGCGCCGCGGTCGTGCTGGTCGGCAGTACCCAGTTCGCGAAGGTGCAATGGACTCAACCCGCCGGCGATCCGATCCGTGTCACGCTGTTGCAGGGCAATGTGCCGCAAGACCAGAAGTGGCGGCCGGAAGCGAAAAGCGCCACCGTCCAAATGTACGTCGACATGACCCGCCAGCATTGGGATTCCCGGCTGATCGTATGGCCTGAGACCGCGGTGCCGGCGTTCTACCAGCAAGTGGCCGAGAGCTTCATGGCGCCGCTGGAGGCGGAGGCCCGCCAGCACGGTGTCGACATTCTGGTCGGTGTGCCTTACTACGAGGCCCAGGGTGACCGCTACTACAATGCGGTCGTGACGCTGGGCGCAAAGCCGGGCCGCTATTTCAAGCGCCACCTGGTGCCGTTCGGGGAGTTCCTGCCGTTGCGGCCGGTGCTGGGCTTCGTGCTGGATATCCTGCAGATCCCGCTGGCGGATTTCACCGCCGGGGCACCCCGCCAGACGCTGCTCCAGGCGGCGGGCTATCCGCTGATCGCGTCGATCTGCTATGAGGACATCTTCGGCCAGGAATCGCTGGCGGGGTTACCGGAAGGGGCCTATCTGGTGAACGTCACCAACGACGCCTGGTTCGGCGATTCGTTCGCACCCTACCAGCACTGGCAGAAGGCGAGGATGCGGGCATTGGAGACAGGGCGTTACATGCTGCGCGCCACCAACACCGGCGTTACCGGCATCATCGACGCCAGCGGCAAGCCGGTCGCCGTTGCGCCCATGTTTCGGCGTGAGGCGCTGACCGGCATGCTGCAGCCCATGGCGGGCGCGACACCCTATGCTTTGTGGGGTGACTGGCCGGCGGTCGGGCTATGCGCGGGGATCATCGGTGCCTGCTTTTTCAGACGCCGCCGCAACGTCTTGCTTCCTCCCCCTCGGGGTGGGGGGAGCTAGGTCTCCAGCTCGTCGAACAAGGCCTGGAATTCATTGGACAGCTTGTGGTCCGGCGCATAGTAAAGCAGGGGCTTGGATTCGCTGTGCGATTCCCTGACCTTCACCGAGGGTGAAATCCGGGTATCCAGTACGGGGTGGCCTTCGGCGAGCAGTTCCTCGACCAGCTTCTGCGGCAGACTGGCGCGACTCTGGTACTGATTGACGATGATGCCTTCCAGCATCAGGCCGTCATTGTGGTCCGCCTTGATTTCGGCGATCACCGCCAGCAGGTTGTACAGGGCCTCGCGCGAGAAGGCATCGCAATCGAACGGGATCAGGCAGCGGCGAGCCGCGATCAGGGCCGAGCGGCTGTAGAAATTCAGGACCGGCGGCGTGTCGATGAAGACCCGGTCGAAGCCCGAGAGGGCTTCCAACGCCTCGCGCAGCTTGTAGATCTTGTAGCGGGATTCCAGCCGCCCCTGCAGCGGCTCGAGCTCGGGGTGTGAAGGTGCAATGTACAGATTGGGATAGGGGGTCTCGTGGATAACCGCATTCAGCCCCTCGTCCTGGCCTTTGCCGAACAGGCTCAGGCCCAATGTGTCCTTGAAGAAGCGCGCGATGGTGCGGTCCTGGTCCGCCACCTTCTGACCCAAAAGATAATGGGTGGAATTGCCCTGGACATCCAGATCGATGACCAGCGTCTTCTTGCCTTTGGCGGCGCTGATGGCGGCGAGATTGCAAGTGATGGTCGATTTACCGACGCCGCCCTTCTGGTTGAATATGACCCTATGCATGATTGTCTCCCCCGAACGCTGCCGCTCCTTAAATAAGCGTTCATCGCCTGTTTCGGCTTCAGATTCGACGCGGCGTCCGGTATTCTAGCCACTTTTGCTTGATTGATCGAATCGGTTCGAATGGAAGAGATTTACAGTCCGAAGGCCATTGAAGAGGCCGTGCAACGCGCTTGGGAAGAGGGCGGGGTTTTTCGCGCCAAGGAAGACCCGAGCCGCGAAAAA from Methylococcus geothermalis encodes:
- the recO gene encoding DNA repair protein RecO — translated: MFFPRMPNEALQRGDPSRVLLDSAFVLHRRDYRETSLILELFTLHHGRIGLIAKGARRGRQGLAPVLQPFVPLLVSWCGRGELATLTQAEAGGSGLRLQHTALFCGFYLNELLMKLLPSHDPHPELFNAYRHALADLAADEDPETALRGFELSLLEDIGYGLQLVAEAVGGQAVRPDRLYTYRIEAGPVPATEDEADAVLGATLLALRDRRFDSPETRTEAKRLMRRIIAHHLEGRALKSRELFRNSP
- the miaB gene encoding tRNA (N6-isopentenyl adenosine(37)-C2)-methylthiotransferase MiaB produces the protein MPQKLYIETFGCQMNEYDSAKMRDLLDASDGFVLTQTPEEADVLLLNTCSIREKAQEKVFSQLGRWRPIKLRRPEVIIGVGGCVASQEGEALQKRAPYVDIVFGPQTLHRLPAMVEQVRRDRQPVVDVSFPAIEKFDALPEPRAEGPKAYVSVMEGCSKYCTFCVVPYTRGEEISRPVDDVVAEVVALAAQGVREINLLGQNVNAYRGALADGGVADLALLLHYVAAVDGIDRIRFTTSHPVEFSDSLIEAFRDIPQLVSHLHLPVQSGSDRILGLMKRGHTRAEYIDRIARLREVRPDLSLSSDFIVGFPGETDDDFEDTMALIGQLGFDHSFSFIFSARPGTPAAEMIDDVALETKRARLARLQAKIASQAAAISSGMLNSVQSVLVEGTSRKDFSELSGRTENNRVVNFEGHPRLIGQFVDVVITDALPNSLRGRIVGLACESRPVSAVTAQVA
- a CDS encoding PhoH family protein, producing MPNHPSSLQLLLEPSDNARLANLCGQFDEHLRQIERRLGVEIQNRGNQFQIIGAGKAARAAFAVIRSLFDAAQHEIITPERVHLSLQTANVDTLVSEAAAPEEEVLIRTKRSVIRARGTNQRKYLQNIEQHDINFGIGPAGTGKTYLAVACAVAALEQEQVRRLVLARPAVEAGEKLGFLPGDMAQKIDPYLRPLYDALYEMLGFERVAKLIERNVIEVAPLAFMRGRTLNDSFIILDEAQNTTIEQIKMFLTRVGFGSRAVITGDITQTDLPRNKESGLRHVLQVLRDVEGISFTFFSTRDVVRHPLVQRIVAAYEAHEKAQQEGGE
- the ybeY gene encoding rRNA maturation RNase YbeY — encoded protein: MIDLTLQQATVSTVPDESEFRIWAAAAAERRDAEVVIRIVDADESARLNSTYRGKTGPTNVLSFPFTVPAGVPNALLGDLVICAPVVEREAREQGKAPKAHWAHMVVHGMLHLQGYDHIEDADAEVMENREIMILRGLGIENPYLEIESQ
- a CDS encoding HlyC/CorC family transporter, translating into MSEEHSGEHRSWLERLVHFLSGEPESREELLEALRHAQKRQLIETEALNMIEGVLQVSELRVRDIMIPRAQMAVVPQDAELERVFPLVVESGHSRYPVIADDRAEVVGILLVKDLLAHSLRNRQLKVSEIMRPALFVPESKRLNVLLKEFKTSRSHMAIVVDEYGGAAGLVTIEDVLEQIVGEIEDEHDLGEEEYIFRKNDQEYTLKAITPIEEFNEYFGTDFEDDEYDTVGGMIVHRLGHVPERGERIEIGPFRFTVIRADSRRVHLLRLLRLSPDALSPAPG
- the lnt gene encoding apolipoprotein N-acyltransferase, whose protein sequence is MKSVLLALVGGALLPLAFAPFGYALVALLSLALLFRVWLNASPPRAAMYGYLFGLGQFGVGVSWVFISMHEFGGSDVFSAAGLTALFVAYLALFPALAGWLGVTVGGGSVLVRALLVFPAAWVVTEWLRGWLFSGFPWLQIGYSQTDTGLRSIAPVFGVFGVGWLLAVLAGLVLSAWLLDRRGRRLALLGAAVVLVGSTQFAKVQWTQPAGDPIRVTLLQGNVPQDQKWRPEAKSATVQMYVDMTRQHWDSRLIVWPETAVPAFYQQVAESFMAPLEAEARQHGVDILVGVPYYEAQGDRYYNAVVTLGAKPGRYFKRHLVPFGEFLPLRPVLGFVLDILQIPLADFTAGAPRQTLLQAAGYPLIASICYEDIFGQESLAGLPEGAYLVNVTNDAWFGDSFAPYQHWQKARMRALETGRYMLRATNTGVTGIIDASGKPVAVAPMFRREALTGMLQPMAGATPYALWGDWPAVGLCAGIIGACFFRRRRNVLLPPPRGGGS
- a CDS encoding ParA family protein; translated protein: MHRVIFNQKGGVGKSTITCNLAAISAAKGKKTLVIDLDVQGNSTHYLLGQKVADQDRTIARFFKDTLGLSLFGKGQDEGLNAVIHETPYPNLYIAPSHPELEPLQGRLESRYKIYKLREALEALSGFDRVFIDTPPVLNFYSRSALIAARRCLIPFDCDAFSREALYNLLAVIAEIKADHNDGLMLEGIIVNQYQSRASLPQKLVEELLAEGHPVLDTRISPSVKVRESHSESKPLLYYAPDHKLSNEFQALFDELET